From a single Sulfuriferula thiophila genomic region:
- a CDS encoding M3 family metallopeptidase, giving the protein MNPLLDFSGLPHYDAFKVEHITPAIDELLKAGSEVIADMLQSEELPTWSTFVQPMEDANERLSRAWGPVSHLNSVMNSAELRESYNENLPKITQHYALLGQNLALFDKFKLIKNSQNFSILSDAQKKIIENELRDFQLGGADLDDKDKPRFLEIQEKLSQLAAKFEENLLDATNAFSLYITDAAELAGLPEDVLEAAKEAALSDDRPGWKLTLHAPSFGPVMQYAENRMLRETMYKAYVTRASEFGPAELDNTALIADIVRLRYEAAIMLGFTSYAELSLASKMAESAQLVITFLQELALRAKPYAEQDKQELLDFARQELGMNDLQAWDISYASEKLRVARYAFSDQEVKEYFPESQVLPGLFKLIHTLYGLTIRPGKAAVWHPDVKFYDIHDETGGLIGQFYLDLYAREHKRGGAWMDDALTRRRRGDVIQTPVAYLTCNFSAPVGGRPALFTHDEVITLFHEFGHGLHHLLTRVEDLGVSGINGVEWDAVELPSQFMENFCWEWDVLSHLTQHVDRKTALPRALFDKMIAAKNFQSGLQTLRQIEFSLFDLELHGAEAGTGISALALLQKIREQVAVLIPPDYNRFPNNFSHIFAGGYAAGYYSYKWAEVLSADAFSLFEDNGVLSPEIGIKFWNEILAVGGSRPALESFIAFRGREPNMDALLRHHGMN; this is encoded by the coding sequence ATGAATCCATTACTAGATTTTTCTGGCCTGCCACACTACGACGCATTCAAGGTTGAGCATATCACACCCGCAATCGATGAATTGCTGAAGGCTGGTTCCGAGGTTATTGCCGACATGCTGCAATCCGAGGAATTGCCCACCTGGAGCACATTTGTTCAGCCTATGGAGGATGCAAATGAAAGATTGTCGCGGGCTTGGGGGCCGGTTTCGCATTTGAACAGCGTGATGAATAGTGCCGAATTACGCGAAAGCTATAATGAAAATCTTCCAAAAATAACTCAACATTACGCTTTGTTGGGGCAGAATCTTGCATTGTTTGATAAATTTAAGCTCATAAAAAACAGCCAGAATTTTAGTATCTTAAGCGACGCTCAAAAGAAAATAATAGAAAATGAATTGCGTGACTTTCAATTGGGTGGAGCCGATCTGGATGATAAGGATAAGCCCCGTTTCCTTGAGATTCAGGAAAAGTTATCCCAGTTAGCCGCAAAATTTGAAGAAAATTTACTGGATGCGACTAACGCGTTTAGTCTGTACATTACAGATGCAGCTGAGTTAGCGGGGTTGCCAGAAGATGTGCTGGAAGCTGCGAAGGAAGCCGCTCTCTCTGATGATAGGCCGGGATGGAAGCTGACGCTGCATGCGCCATCGTTTGGGCCGGTTATGCAATACGCTGAGAATCGTATGTTACGCGAAACCATGTATAAGGCATATGTTACTCGTGCTTCTGAGTTTGGTCCTGCAGAATTGGACAATACAGCCTTGATTGCAGATATTGTCAGATTGCGCTACGAAGCGGCGATAATGCTCGGGTTCACCAGCTATGCTGAACTTTCTCTAGCCAGCAAAATGGCTGAGTCTGCTCAACTAGTGATCACATTTCTACAGGAATTAGCGCTACGGGCTAAACCTTACGCGGAACAAGACAAGCAAGAGTTACTTGATTTTGCACGGCAAGAATTGGGGATGAATGATTTGCAGGCATGGGACATCAGTTATGCGAGCGAAAAGTTGCGTGTTGCTCGATATGCCTTTTCGGACCAGGAAGTAAAAGAATATTTTCCTGAATCACAAGTACTGCCCGGCTTGTTTAAATTGATTCATACCCTGTATGGGCTGACCATCCGTCCAGGCAAAGCTGCGGTATGGCACCCTGATGTGAAATTTTATGATATTCATGATGAAACCGGTGGCTTGATCGGTCAGTTTTATCTTGATTTATATGCTCGTGAACATAAGCGAGGTGGCGCATGGATGGATGATGCGCTCACTCGCCGACGCCGGGGCGATGTTATTCAGACTCCGGTGGCTTACCTAACATGTAATTTTTCAGCACCGGTTGGTGGCAGGCCAGCCTTGTTTACGCACGACGAAGTGATTACATTATTCCATGAGTTTGGGCATGGATTGCACCATTTGCTTACCCGGGTTGAAGATCTGGGCGTTTCGGGGATCAATGGTGTGGAATGGGATGCAGTTGAGTTACCTTCACAGTTTATGGAAAACTTCTGCTGGGAATGGGATGTACTTTCACATTTGACTCAGCATGTTGATCGCAAAACAGCGTTACCGCGTGCCTTGTTTGACAAAATGATAGCTGCAAAAAATTTCCAAAGCGGGTTACAGACATTACGCCAGATTGAGTTCTCGTTGTTTGATCTGGAGTTGCATGGTGCTGAGGCCGGCACCGGGATTTCTGCATTGGCGTTATTGCAGAAAATTCGTGAACAGGTAGCAGTTCTGATCCCGCCGGACTACAATCGATTTCCGAATAATTTCTCACATATCTTTGCCGGTGGGTATGCTGCAGGTTATTACAGTTATAAATGGGCCGAGGTCCTCTCGGCTGATGCGTTCAGCTTGTTTGAAGATAACGGCGTGCTGTCACCCGAGATTGGTATCAAGTTCTGGAATGAAATACTTGCAGTGGGTGGGTCACGCCCGGCGTTAGAATCATTTATTGCATTTCGAGGTAGAGAGCCAAATATGGATGCATTGTTACGGCATCATGGGATGAATTGA
- the xth gene encoding exodeoxyribonuclease III, with protein sequence MKFVTWNVNSLKIRLPQVLDWLEAQQPDVICLQETKLEDGNFPHAAIEAAGYQVRYIGQKAYNGVAILSRYALENVVAGIPGWEDPQQRVIAATVSGVRVICVYVPNGQSLDSDKYQYKLAWLRALTRYLEDELVNYPKLAVLGDYNIAPADEDVYDPVAWDGGVLVSLAERAAFQGLLALGLVDSFRLFDQAAGSFTWWDYRMAAFRRNMGARIDHILLSAALVGSCRKCEIDKEPRRRERPSDHAPVIITLE encoded by the coding sequence ATGAAATTTGTAACGTGGAACGTAAATTCGCTGAAAATTAGATTGCCGCAAGTGCTGGATTGGCTGGAAGCACAACAGCCTGATGTGATTTGCCTGCAAGAAACCAAGCTAGAGGATGGTAATTTCCCTCATGCGGCCATTGAAGCTGCCGGTTACCAGGTCAGGTATATTGGCCAGAAAGCTTATAACGGCGTCGCCATACTGAGCAGATATGCGCTGGAGAATGTCGTTGCGGGCATACCCGGCTGGGAAGATCCGCAACAACGCGTGATCGCTGCCACTGTATCCGGTGTAAGGGTAATTTGCGTATATGTTCCTAATGGACAGAGTCTGGATTCAGACAAGTATCAGTATAAGTTGGCTTGGTTACGTGCGCTTACACGCTATTTGGAGGATGAGTTGGTTAACTATCCTAAGCTTGCTGTCTTAGGCGACTACAATATTGCGCCAGCTGATGAAGATGTTTATGATCCTGTTGCCTGGGATGGCGGGGTGCTGGTTTCACTAGCTGAGCGTGCAGCATTCCAAGGCTTGTTGGCATTGGGTTTGGTGGATAGTTTCCGTTTGTTTGACCAAGCGGCGGGCAGCTTTACTTGGTGGGATTATCGTATGGCGGCATTTCGACGCAACATGGGTGCGCGAATTGACCATATATTACTGTCTGCCGCGCTGGTTGGGTCATGTCGAAAATGTGAGATTGATAAGGAACCGCGGCGGCGGGAGCGCCCATCCGATCATGCGCCGGTCATCATTACCCTGGAGTAA
- a CDS encoding glutaredoxin family protein, with translation MRTSVTGVILILWMGNAYATEFYRWIDKSGSVHYSDHSPTGPVRKLEQRKLDANVIDGQASYLVKDAVQKNPVVLFGGDCGPLCANAKNLLEKRGIPYALKEPQKNKEDAEALNTLTGAMELPVIKIGKEMIKGFEPTQWNAMLDEAGYPKTRIPDRRKIEAQNTNQTK, from the coding sequence ATGCGTACAAGTGTAACTGGGGTAATTTTAATTTTGTGGATGGGCAATGCATACGCAACCGAATTTTATCGCTGGATCGATAAGTCCGGATCTGTACATTATAGCGATCATTCCCCTACTGGTCCGGTTCGGAAATTAGAACAACGCAAACTGGATGCAAACGTGATAGACGGGCAGGCATCTTACCTGGTAAAAGATGCGGTTCAGAAAAATCCGGTTGTTCTGTTTGGGGGCGATTGCGGCCCATTGTGCGCTAATGCAAAGAATTTACTTGAGAAACGCGGCATTCCTTATGCTTTGAAGGAGCCGCAAAAAAATAAAGAGGATGCGGAAGCCTTAAATACACTAACGGGAGCAATGGAATTGCCCGTAATTAAAATTGGTAAAGAGATGATAAAAGGGTTTGAGCCTACACAATGGAATGCAATGCTGGATGAGGCAGGTTATCCCAAGACACGTATACCAGACAGGCGCAAAATCGAAGCGCAGAATACGAATCAGACAAAATAA
- a CDS encoding gamma carbonic anhydrase family protein → MLSHSSAGEAYLDTFPKLANNVWIHHSANVIGNVILGENSSVWCGAVIRGDVNHIHIGANTNIQDNSVLHVSHKTQLDPTGSPLIIGDNVTIGHSVILHGCNIANECLIGMGSLIMDKVMIEPRVLVGAGSLVAEGKTLLSGHLYLGRPAKLIRPLTEEELAYFQYSARHYVNLARNYQNSIT, encoded by the coding sequence ATGCTTAGTCATTCTTCAGCAGGTGAAGCTTACCTGGACACTTTTCCAAAACTTGCCAATAACGTCTGGATACATCATAGCGCGAATGTAATCGGCAATGTCATTTTAGGGGAGAATTCATCGGTATGGTGTGGTGCAGTTATCAGGGGCGATGTTAATCATATACATATAGGTGCAAATACTAATATTCAAGATAACAGCGTCTTGCATGTATCACATAAAACTCAACTAGATCCTACTGGGTCACCACTGATTATTGGTGATAATGTGACCATAGGACATAGTGTGATTTTACATGGCTGCAACATCGCCAATGAATGTCTGATCGGTATGGGTAGTTTGATTATGGATAAGGTTATGATTGAACCTCGTGTATTGGTAGGAGCAGGCAGTCTGGTCGCAGAAGGTAAAACCTTGTTAAGCGGCCATTTATATTTAGGTCGTCCGGCGAAATTAATACGCCCCCTTACAGAAGAAGAACTCGCTTATTTTCAATATTCCGCCAGGCACTATGTAAATCTTGCCCGAAATTATCAAAATTCCATTACCTGA